A genomic stretch from Bacillus sp. N1-1 includes:
- the ytpR gene encoding YtpR family tRNA-binding protein produces MNMFYNKEGVGDTLIVTLGSTEREDKAVERNENVARIYSKETNETIGYNVFHFSSIHELSSNGVVDESGELVTAVNHAIKENGFHDELVYDPSPKFVVGYVEEMEKHPNADKLNICQVNVGEENLQIVCGAPNVDQGQKVVVAKVGAVMQSGMIIKDASLRGIESTGMICSAKELDLPDALKEKGILILPDDYEVGSEFKAY; encoded by the coding sequence ATGAATATGTTTTATAATAAAGAAGGCGTTGGAGATACTCTAATCGTTACTTTAGGCAGTACAGAAAGAGAAGATAAGGCTGTTGAGCGTAACGAAAATGTAGCTCGAATCTATAGTAAAGAAACAAACGAGACAATAGGCTATAATGTTTTTCATTTTTCTTCTATTCATGAGCTATCTAGCAATGGTGTTGTAGACGAAAGTGGAGAGCTTGTAACAGCAGTCAATCATGCCATTAAAGAGAATGGTTTTCATGATGAACTCGTCTATGATCCATCTCCTAAATTTGTAGTTGGTTATGTAGAAGAAATGGAAAAACACCCAAATGCTGATAAATTAAATATTTGTCAGGTGAATGTTGGAGAAGAGAACCTTCAAATTGTTTGTGGTGCTCCAAATGTTGATCAGGGCCAAAAGGTCGTTGTAGCGAAAGTTGGCGCTGTGATGCAATCAGGTATGATTATTAAAGATGCGAGTTTACGTGGAATTGAATCAACCGGTATGATTTGTTCTGCTAAAGAGCTTGATTTACCAGATGCTCTGAAAGAAAAAGGGATTCTTATCCTTCCAGACGATTATGAAGTTGGTTCTGAATTCAAAGCCTACTAG
- a CDS encoding PTS sugar transporter subunit IIC yields the protein MKDFLQKKGITLSLHVYFITALSYMALGLFSSLIIGLILKTIGEQVSALSFLIPMGELAMSLMGTAIGVAVAYGLGAPPLVLFSAILAGAAGSELGGPAGSYVSALVASEAGKLVSKSTKLDIIVTPLITIFAGYGTATLIGPGIQSLLTNFGSLIMWATEQRPIIMGIIVAVLMGLALTAPISSAAIAIMLGLEGIAAGAATIGCAAQMVGFAVSSYRENGVGGLIAQGIGTSMLQVANIVRNPWILLPPTVAGAILAPIGSGWLSLLNNPSGAGMGTSGFVGQIMTLNVMGTGGEIWLAIVMLHFVGPAIISLLISEVMRQKGLIRPGDMKIQTD from the coding sequence ATGAAAGATTTTTTACAGAAGAAAGGCATTACGCTTTCTCTGCATGTGTATTTTATAACCGCGCTTAGTTATATGGCGCTCGGCCTCTTTTCGTCGTTAATTATAGGTTTAATTCTTAAAACAATTGGTGAGCAAGTCTCTGCGCTTTCCTTTTTAATCCCAATGGGAGAACTTGCAATGAGCTTAATGGGGACAGCCATTGGCGTTGCGGTTGCTTATGGTCTAGGAGCACCTCCCCTCGTATTGTTTTCAGCTATTCTTGCAGGAGCGGCTGGATCCGAACTTGGTGGCCCTGCTGGTAGTTACGTTTCAGCCCTTGTGGCTTCTGAAGCAGGAAAGCTTGTTTCGAAGTCAACTAAGTTAGACATTATCGTGACTCCATTAATAACAATTTTTGCAGGTTATGGGACGGCGACTCTCATTGGACCGGGAATTCAGTCACTCCTTACAAATTTCGGGTCTCTGATCATGTGGGCAACCGAGCAACGACCGATTATTATGGGGATTATTGTTGCAGTGCTTATGGGACTTGCTCTTACTGCGCCTATTTCGAGTGCTGCAATTGCCATCATGCTTGGGTTAGAAGGCATTGCAGCCGGTGCAGCGACGATTGGGTGTGCCGCTCAGATGGTCGGATTTGCTGTAAGTAGCTATCGAGAAAACGGGGTAGGAGGTTTAATTGCCCAGGGAATTGGTACTTCAATGCTACAAGTTGCAAATATAGTTCGAAATCCGTGGATTCTGCTGCCGCCAACGGTTGCTGGCGCTATTCTTGCTCCAATTGGAAGTGGCTGGCTTTCTTTGTTAAATAATCCGTCTGGTGCTGGAATGGGTACAAGTGGTTTCGTTGGACAAATTATGACGCTTAACGTGATGGGGACAGGTGGAGAAATTTGGCTTGCGATTGTTATGTTGCATTTTGTTGGACCAGCAATAATAAGTCTGTTAATATCCGAGGTAATGAGGCAAAAAGGACTGATTCGTCCTGGAGATATGAAGATACAAACAGATTAA
- a CDS encoding M42 family metallopeptidase yields MNKETLTLFKTLTELQGAPGFEHDVRKFVKSEISKYTDEIIQDNLGSVFGVKRNDGPRVMVAGHMDEVGFMVTSITENGMLRFQTLGGWWSQVLLAQRVQVMTKNGPIPGVIGSIPPHLLDDATRNKPMAIKNMLIDIGADNKEDAERIGVKPGQQIVPVCPFTPMANEKKIMAKAWDNRYGVGLAIELLKELQNEEVPNELYSGATVQEEVGLRGAQTAANMINPDIFYALDASPANDMTGDKNEFGQLGKGALLRIYDRSMVTHQGLRDFILDTAESNEIPYQYFISQGGTDAGRVHLSNNGVPSAVVGICSRYIHTSSSMIHIDDYAAAKELIIKLVKSTDQATVDSIKSNV; encoded by the coding sequence ATGAATAAAGAAACGTTGACGCTTTTTAAAACATTAACGGAACTACAAGGTGCACCGGGTTTTGAGCATGATGTTAGAAAATTCGTAAAAAGTGAAATTAGTAAGTATACAGATGAAATCATTCAAGATAATCTTGGAAGTGTTTTCGGGGTTAAACGAAACGATGGGCCACGTGTTATGGTCGCTGGTCATATGGATGAAGTTGGATTTATGGTAACATCCATCACCGAAAATGGAATGTTGCGTTTCCAAACCCTTGGAGGTTGGTGGAGTCAAGTTCTTCTTGCTCAGCGTGTCCAGGTGATGACCAAGAACGGACCAATTCCTGGTGTGATTGGATCAATCCCACCGCATTTACTTGATGATGCGACTCGAAATAAACCAATGGCAATTAAAAACATGCTTATCGATATTGGTGCTGACAACAAGGAAGATGCCGAACGAATTGGCGTTAAGCCAGGCCAGCAAATCGTTCCCGTTTGCCCTTTCACCCCAATGGCTAATGAGAAAAAAATCATGGCAAAAGCTTGGGATAATCGCTACGGGGTAGGTTTAGCGATAGAACTATTGAAAGAACTCCAAAATGAAGAGGTACCGAATGAGTTGTATTCTGGGGCTACGGTTCAAGAAGAAGTGGGCCTAAGAGGTGCACAAACCGCAGCAAATATGATAAATCCGGATATTTTCTATGCACTTGATGCAAGTCCCGCGAATGATATGACTGGAGATAAGAATGAATTTGGTCAGCTTGGTAAGGGAGCACTTCTACGGATCTATGATCGCTCAATGGTGACCCACCAAGGTTTAAGAGATTTTATCCTGGATACTGCTGAAAGTAATGAAATTCCTTATCAGTATTTCATTTCTCAAGGAGGAACGGATGCGGGACGCGTTCATTTGTCCAATAATGGTGTTCCTTCCGCAGTAGTAGGTATTTGCTCAAGATATATTCATACCTCTTCTTCAATGATCCACATAGATGATTATGCGGCTGCAAAAGAATTAATCATAAAATTAGTGAAATCAACAGATCAGGCAACGGTAGATAGCATTAAAAGCAACGTGTAA
- a CDS encoding PepSY domain-containing protein, translating into MRTKDLLIGALIGAGAATITVSTIASKKTYISPEKALKAVKGAVKPVYTVKGSWIHMKTDSVEKFNLPYTVYAGGLTCEKEGDLQQLDFMVDAETGTLVELQAQ; encoded by the coding sequence ATGAGAACAAAGGATTTGTTAATTGGAGCATTAATTGGTGCAGGAGCCGCAACAATTACAGTGTCCACAATCGCTTCAAAAAAAACGTATATTTCACCTGAGAAAGCTTTAAAAGCAGTTAAAGGTGCTGTAAAACCCGTATATACTGTTAAAGGGTCATGGATTCATATGAAAACGGATTCAGTGGAGAAATTCAACCTTCCATATACCGTTTATGCGGGAGGCTTAACCTGCGAAAAAGAAGGTGATCTTCAGCAGCTTGACTTTATGGTAGATGCAGAAACAGGTACTTTAGTGGAATTACAGGCTCAGTAA
- a CDS encoding thioredoxin family protein → MKKFEKHEEYLEAIKEGKSVLLFSADWCPDCRVIEPFLPELEEEYSEMDFYYVDRDDHIELCQEMDIFGIPSFVAFKDGEETGRFVSKMRKSKEEIEEFLTSVR, encoded by the coding sequence ATGAAGAAATTTGAAAAACATGAAGAATATTTAGAAGCGATTAAAGAGGGCAAATCGGTATTGCTTTTTTCAGCAGATTGGTGCCCAGATTGTCGTGTGATTGAACCATTTCTACCAGAGCTAGAAGAAGAATATAGCGAGATGGATTTTTATTACGTTGATCGTGATGACCATATTGAGCTATGTCAGGAAATGGACATCTTTGGTATTCCAAGCTTTGTTGCATTTAAAGACGGAGAGGAAACAGGACGCTTTGTAAGTAAGATGCGAAAAAGTAAAGAAGAAATAGAAGAATTTCTTACAAGTGTAAGGTGA
- a CDS encoding DUF84 family protein, whose product MNHLVVGSTNPVKINAVKAHFVGEVIGVDVDSGVADQPWGDEETLLGAKQRARAALATSQGEIGIGLEGGVQIIEEKLYVCNWGALVDKNGTEIIAGGARFPLPDNIKKKLEEGNELGPVISEYASRADVSKKEGAIGIFTNGTVSRTDMYDHLVSLLLGQYQFQMR is encoded by the coding sequence GTGAATCATTTAGTGGTTGGATCTACGAACCCGGTGAAGATAAATGCAGTAAAAGCCCATTTTGTAGGCGAAGTCATAGGTGTGGACGTTGATTCTGGTGTTGCCGATCAACCATGGGGAGACGAAGAAACGCTTCTTGGAGCAAAACAACGGGCGAGAGCCGCATTGGCAACAAGTCAGGGTGAAATAGGGATCGGTCTTGAAGGTGGAGTTCAGATCATTGAAGAGAAATTATACGTTTGCAATTGGGGAGCTCTTGTTGATAAAAATGGCACAGAAATAATTGCAGGGGGGGCAAGGTTTCCGCTTCCTGATAATATTAAAAAAAAGCTGGAGGAAGGAAATGAATTAGGTCCAGTTATTTCCGAGTATGCAAGTCGAGCGGACGTAAGCAAAAAAGAAGGCGCCATTGGAATTTTCACCAACGGCACCGTCTCAAGAACGGACATGTATGACCATCTTGTATCTCTACTTTTGGGTCAATACCAATTTCAAATGCGTTAA
- a CDS encoding YtoQ family protein codes for MELTVYLAGQIHDDWRNELKENAIKMELPIQFVGPMENHDRSDNIGEEIKGEQLNKILKDEAASEINNLRTHVLLQKSDVVIALFGENYKQWNSAMDAATAITLQKPLILIRPDSLHHPLKELSNKAQVTVENTDQALKALSYIFETN; via the coding sequence ATGGAATTGACGGTTTATCTTGCTGGACAAATTCACGATGATTGGCGAAATGAACTGAAAGAAAATGCCATTAAAATGGAATTGCCTATTCAATTTGTTGGACCAATGGAAAATCATGATCGTTCCGACAACATTGGCGAAGAAATTAAAGGCGAACAGTTAAATAAAATTCTGAAGGATGAAGCTGCTTCAGAAATTAACAACCTTCGAACTCACGTCTTACTTCAAAAATCAGACGTTGTTATTGCGCTTTTTGGTGAGAACTATAAACAGTGGAACAGTGCGATGGATGCAGCTACGGCGATCACTCTTCAGAAACCACTTATTCTGATTCGCCCTGACTCCCTTCATCATCCACTAAAAGAACTTTCAAACAAAGCACAAGTTACTGTTGAGAACACTGATCAAGCTTTAAAAGCACTATCTTATATTTTCGAAACAAATTAA
- a CDS encoding DNA translocase FtsK, with product MDNNWFKKVWSKLFDIEEEEETERRDVEVKETKSLKERTDRKHSIGRMESANRKNEARIVHQYPREGNFRFPLIPDQSNNQTKKEDRKESNYQKKEQGTSNRTRPEKKNEKLAPSKKEGNSRKTVRDGVSDKAEPVANKKFSGVNFKPSEIPSPIYGFSKRPVAEKMEDAAKKSNPNPRYTSLDKSDVIDKLIQEPVPFSLTEEERTVSLSENEHGEQESPQMNEALASVEKSPVDQQDTVILEEEKQTGFGANKFGVQSDEHHDHEVEEESLFRDEPLMKDVQESSHIHENASKENEILYEQDEVIEAEINEEINEEPTLIGSENEIIEVDDSTSFNQSGTHKAQGNDEEMESLKEPTFEEEREPQDNVSEQQQVLTQSEDDMSEQEVEQKQETAKPTMSVQEQSPKQDRQEESRPKPQVPYNVMMLANDRRHVTKKPGTGADYKLPPISLLDIPPRNEGSDDQWLEEQRELLESTLANFNVQAKVVGATMGPTVTRFEVQPSPGVKVNKITNLSDDIKLSLAARDIRMEAPIPGKNAIGIEVPNPTSKPVFIREIVRSGAFQTEGSLLNAALGFDIAGEAKITDIQKMPHGLIAGATGSGKSVCINSILVSLLLKANPNDVKMMLIDPKMVELAPYNGLPHLVTPVINDVKEATTALKWAVDEMEERYEKFAAAGVRDIKRYNERAINHGEPQHKLPYIVIVIDELADLMMVSPQDVEDAICRIAQKARACGIHLLVATQRPSVDVITGLIKANIPTRIAFSVSSQIDSRTILDTSGAEKLLGKGDMLCLENGSSKPVRLQGNFVSDEEIERVTSFVRKQRKPNYLIKKEDLMKKQQYDDQEDDLFEEACMWALEQGQASSSALQRRFRIGFNRAARLIEMMEERGLVSEAMGSKPRSILMSKADFEEAFSKDMHV from the coding sequence TTGGATAATAATTGGTTTAAGAAAGTATGGAGTAAACTATTTGATATTGAAGAGGAAGAGGAGACAGAACGGAGAGATGTAGAGGTAAAAGAAACGAAATCTTTAAAAGAACGCACTGATCGAAAACATTCCATCGGGCGGATGGAGAGTGCGAATCGAAAGAATGAAGCAAGAATTGTTCATCAATATCCGAGAGAGGGAAATTTCCGTTTTCCATTAATTCCTGATCAGTCAAATAACCAAACAAAAAAAGAAGATAGAAAAGAGTCGAATTATCAGAAAAAAGAGCAGGGTACCTCAAATAGGACTAGGCCAGAAAAAAAGAATGAGAAGTTAGCCCCGTCCAAAAAAGAAGGTAATTCAAGGAAAACAGTAAGAGATGGCGTTTCGGATAAAGCGGAGCCAGTAGCTAATAAGAAATTTTCGGGCGTCAATTTTAAACCGTCCGAAATTCCTTCGCCCATTTATGGATTTAGCAAACGCCCCGTTGCTGAAAAGATGGAGGATGCAGCGAAGAAGTCGAATCCTAATCCGCGATATACGTCGCTTGATAAAAGTGATGTGATCGACAAACTTATCCAAGAACCAGTGCCTTTTTCTTTAACTGAAGAGGAGAGAACGGTCTCTCTCTCAGAAAACGAGCACGGTGAGCAAGAATCTCCTCAAATGAATGAAGCGTTAGCATCCGTAGAGAAATCTCCTGTTGATCAGCAGGATACCGTTATACTAGAAGAAGAGAAGCAGACAGGTTTTGGGGCGAATAAATTTGGAGTTCAAAGTGATGAACACCATGATCATGAGGTGGAAGAGGAGAGCCTATTCCGCGATGAACCTCTAATGAAGGACGTACAAGAAAGTTCCCACATTCACGAAAACGCTTCAAAGGAAAACGAAATATTATATGAGCAAGATGAAGTAATTGAAGCTGAGATCAATGAAGAGATCAATGAAGAACCTACCCTAATTGGATCTGAAAATGAAATCATAGAAGTGGATGACTCTACTAGTTTCAACCAATCTGGTACTCATAAAGCTCAGGGAAATGATGAAGAAATGGAAAGCCTGAAGGAGCCAACCTTCGAGGAAGAACGAGAACCTCAGGACAATGTTTCAGAACAGCAGCAAGTGTTGACGCAGAGTGAAGATGATATGTCAGAACAAGAAGTGGAACAAAAGCAAGAAACTGCAAAGCCAACTATGTCTGTTCAAGAACAATCTCCTAAACAAGATCGACAAGAGGAAAGTCGTCCAAAACCTCAGGTGCCTTATAATGTGATGATGCTAGCAAACGATCGTCGTCATGTAACGAAAAAGCCAGGAACAGGTGCTGATTATAAACTTCCTCCAATATCGCTTCTAGATATTCCTCCACGGAATGAAGGTAGTGATGATCAGTGGCTTGAAGAACAGCGAGAGCTATTAGAATCAACGCTTGCCAATTTTAACGTTCAAGCAAAAGTTGTTGGAGCGACGATGGGACCGACGGTTACTCGTTTTGAAGTTCAGCCAAGTCCTGGTGTTAAAGTGAACAAAATTACGAATTTAAGCGATGATATTAAACTTAGTCTAGCTGCACGAGACATACGGATGGAGGCGCCTATTCCAGGGAAAAATGCCATTGGAATTGAAGTTCCAAATCCTACGAGTAAGCCGGTCTTTATTCGAGAGATTGTGCGAAGCGGGGCTTTTCAAACGGAAGGTTCTTTATTAAATGCTGCACTTGGTTTTGATATTGCTGGTGAAGCAAAAATAACAGACATACAGAAAATGCCACACGGTCTTATTGCGGGCGCAACAGGATCAGGTAAAAGTGTATGCATCAACTCTATATTAGTTAGTTTGTTACTTAAAGCGAATCCAAACGATGTGAAAATGATGCTAATTGATCCAAAAATGGTTGAGCTTGCACCTTATAATGGTCTTCCACATCTGGTTACTCCAGTTATTAATGACGTGAAAGAAGCGACCACGGCACTGAAGTGGGCAGTCGATGAAATGGAAGAGCGATATGAGAAATTTGCAGCTGCAGGTGTTCGTGACATAAAGCGCTACAACGAGCGTGCGATTAACCACGGTGAGCCTCAGCATAAACTTCCATACATTGTTATCGTGATCGATGAACTAGCTGATTTAATGATGGTATCCCCTCAGGATGTAGAAGATGCCATTTGTCGAATTGCTCAAAAAGCAAGGGCGTGTGGTATTCACCTGCTAGTTGCAACCCAAAGGCCATCAGTTGATGTTATTACCGGGCTAATTAAAGCAAACATTCCAACTCGAATTGCTTTCTCAGTATCATCTCAGATTGATTCGAGAACCATCCTTGATACGAGCGGTGCAGAGAAGCTACTTGGAAAAGGAGACATGCTTTGTCTGGAGAACGGTTCATCAAAACCTGTCCGTTTGCAGGGGAACTTTGTATCAGATGAAGAAATTGAGCGAGTGACTTCTTTCGTACGAAAACAACGGAAGCCTAACTATTTAATTAAGAAAGAAGATTTAATGAAAAAACAGCAGTATGATGATCAGGAGGATGATTTGTTTGAGGAGGCATGTATGTGGGCACTTGAACAAGGTCAAGCTTCATCTTCTGCTCTGCAGCGTCGATTTAGAATTGGATTCAACCGCGCAGCAAGACTCATTGAAATGATGGAAGAGCGCGGATTGGTTTCTGAAGCGATGGGAAGTAAGCCACGAAGTATTTTAATGAGTAAAGCTGATTTTGAAGAAGCATTCTCAAAAGATATGCACGTCTAG
- a CDS encoding DUF1444 domain-containing protein has product MEPKDMKKLLEKRLQQEERELTYNQKEEKLRVEDRSTGKGMSLGLKGLAAKYEERGEKILDEVVHHVDETLKVMKEKQQLTGKENQIFPVIRSGSFTSETENGVPFVFEEHTAETRIYYALDLGNSYRLIDQEWLEKEGWTKEALHEVSLFNLRGLSTEVKEDTVAGNTFYFLNTNDGYDASRILNDSFLEQMAKKAKGELAVAVPHQDVLVFADIENERGYDALAQLTMHFFSSGLVPVTGLPFMYEDGKLEPIFIMAKNKPKK; this is encoded by the coding sequence ATGGAACCAAAAGACATGAAAAAATTGCTCGAAAAACGTCTTCAGCAAGAAGAACGTGAGCTTACATACAATCAAAAAGAAGAAAAACTAAGAGTAGAAGACCGTTCGACAGGAAAAGGTATGAGCCTTGGCCTGAAAGGACTCGCTGCTAAGTATGAGGAACGTGGCGAGAAGATCCTTGATGAAGTGGTCCATCACGTCGATGAAACGCTCAAGGTAATGAAAGAAAAGCAACAACTAACAGGTAAAGAAAATCAAATCTTTCCGGTTATTCGCTCCGGCTCATTTACATCTGAGACAGAAAATGGTGTTCCGTTTGTGTTTGAAGAGCATACTGCTGAAACGCGAATTTATTATGCGCTTGATCTTGGGAACTCCTATCGACTAATTGATCAAGAATGGCTAGAGAAAGAAGGTTGGACAAAGGAAGCGTTGCATGAAGTATCGTTGTTCAATTTAAGAGGCTTATCGACCGAAGTGAAAGAAGATACAGTCGCCGGTAATACGTTTTACTTCTTGAATACGAACGATGGCTACGATGCAAGTCGGATCTTAAATGATTCATTCCTCGAACAAATGGCTAAAAAGGCGAAGGGTGAATTGGCTGTAGCCGTTCCTCATCAAGATGTTTTAGTATTTGCCGATATCGAGAATGAACGCGGATACGATGCTCTTGCCCAGTTAACCATGCACTTTTTTTCAAGTGGACTAGTTCCCGTAACCGGTCTACCGTTCATGTATGAAGATGGAAAGTTAGAACCAATTTTTATTATGGCTAAAAACAAACCCAAAAAATAA